The following coding sequences lie in one Candidatus Cloacimonadaceae bacterium genomic window:
- a CDS encoding phosphatidate cytidylyltransferase — protein sequence MIELSETLRKGIHISSLVIPFSYRYLLGFNRKLAFYILLAAFIINLTIEFHRFWQKSFKKTFYRIFGLILRRHEMRDFTGATYLIFSAMICVAFFEPLIAFCAMAFVSIGDTFAAIIGINFGKRKFLGMRKSLEGSLACFVSTFIFGLFFLNSPVQALFGSIAATVAELVNIPVDDNLKIPVFSAIVMTLTGILI from the coding sequence ATGATTGAACTGAGCGAGACATTGCGCAAAGGAATCCACATCAGTTCGCTGGTGATCCCTTTCAGCTACCGCTATCTGCTTGGTTTCAACCGCAAACTGGCATTCTATATACTGCTGGCGGCTTTTATCATCAATCTGACGATCGAGTTTCATCGCTTTTGGCAGAAATCCTTCAAAAAGACCTTCTACCGCATTTTTGGTTTGATTTTGCGCAGACACGAAATGAGGGACTTCACCGGCGCTACTTATTTGATCTTTTCCGCGATGATCTGCGTAGCCTTCTTCGAGCCGCTGATCGCTTTCTGCGCGATGGCTTTCGTCTCCATCGGGGATACCTTCGCCGCCATCATCGGAATAAACTTTGGCAAACGCAAGTTTCTTGGCATGCGCAAATCCCTCGAAGGCAGCCTTGCCTGTTTCGTCAGCACCTTTATTTTTGGGTTGTTTTTCCTCAATAGCCCAGTTCAAGCCCTTTTTGGTTCTATTGCCGCTACCGTGGCGGAATTGGTCAACATCCCTGTGGATGACAACCTCAAGATACCGGTGTTCTCGGCAATCGTAATGACCCTGACCGGCATATTGATATAA